A portion of the Candidatus Pristimantibacillus lignocellulolyticus genome contains these proteins:
- a CDS encoding Gfo/Idh/MocA family oxidoreductase: protein MKKVRVGMVGYKFMGKAHSNAYRVLPMFFPQSVAPEMKAICGRDPVALEKARVQFGWEEAVTDWRELLQRDEIDVVDINAPSDAHKDIAVAAARAGKHLFCEKPLALSLADAREMLEEAETAGVKHMVGFNYRFAPAVQLAKKLIEEGRIGQIYHFRGQFLQDWIMDPQFPLVWRLQKEIAGSGSLGDLGAHVIDTARFLVGEFQEVIGMSDTFIKERPIAEGMTGLSATGGSNSTEMGPVTVDDATLIMARFENGALGSIEATRFAGGHRCTNGFEINGSKGSIRFDFERMNELEVYFTDDAADVQGFRRVLATDSVHAYMDAWWPAGHTIGYEHTFTHEVVELMKAFEEDRQPSPNFVDGVKCQEVLEAVERSIEERRWVAISEV, encoded by the coding sequence ATGAAAAAAGTTCGCGTTGGTATGGTTGGTTATAAATTTATGGGGAAAGCACATAGTAATGCTTATCGTGTATTACCAATGTTCTTTCCACAATCCGTTGCACCTGAGATGAAAGCAATTTGTGGGCGCGATCCTGTAGCACTTGAGAAAGCAAGAGTACAATTTGGCTGGGAAGAGGCAGTGACAGATTGGAGAGAGTTATTACAACGAGATGAAATTGATGTAGTTGATATAAATGCACCTAGTGATGCTCACAAAGATATAGCGGTTGCTGCTGCCAGAGCGGGTAAGCATTTATTCTGCGAAAAACCACTTGCACTATCATTAGCAGATGCAAGAGAGATGCTAGAAGAAGCTGAGACAGCTGGCGTGAAACATATGGTAGGTTTCAATTATCGATTTGCTCCAGCTGTTCAGTTAGCTAAAAAGTTAATTGAAGAAGGTAGAATCGGTCAGATCTATCATTTCCGTGGTCAGTTTTTACAAGACTGGATTATGGATCCGCAATTCCCACTCGTATGGAGACTGCAAAAAGAAATTGCTGGATCAGGTTCATTGGGAGATCTTGGAGCTCATGTTATTGATACGGCTCGTTTCCTTGTTGGAGAATTCCAAGAAGTAATCGGTATGAGTGATACATTCATTAAGGAGCGTCCAATTGCTGAAGGTATGACCGGACTTAGTGCAACGGGGGGATCTAACTCTACTGAAATGGGACCAGTTACTGTTGACGATGCAACGCTTATAATGGCTCGTTTCGAAAATGGAGCATTAGGTAGCATTGAAGCTACTAGATTTGCAGGTGGACATCGTTGTACAAATGGTTTCGAGATTAATGGTAGTAAAGGAAGTATCCGCTTTGACTTTGAACGAATGAATGAGTTGGAAGTTTACTTTACCGATGATGCCGCTGATGTGCAAGGTTTCCGTCGTGTGTTAGCTACTGATTCTGTGCATGCTTATATGGATGCATGGTGGCCAGCAGGACATACGATCGGTTATGAGCATACGTTCACACACGAAGTCGTAGAGTTAATGAAAGCATTTGAGGAAGATAGACAACCAAGTCCAAACTTCGTAGACGGTGTAAAATGTCAAGAAGTTTTGGAAGCCGTCGAACGCTCGATAGAAGAACGCAGATGGGTAGCTATCAGTGAAGTTTAG
- a CDS encoding ThuA domain-containing protein — protein MRKALIVWGGWDGHQPEQVAALFQQQLEEEGFQVDVQSSLEAFADAEYLKSLDLIVPVWTMGEIDQKLVDNVSLAVQSGVGLAGCHGGMCDSFRKNVDWQFMTGGQWVAHPGNDGVQYTVEINNSSSSLVDGIRNFEVSTEQYYMHVDPAVEVLATTRFPIVDGPHSLNKAVDMPVAWTKRWGVGRVYYNSLGHQANIMKIDEVKEMMRRGFLWCADGKTLAQSVGAVSGAYTGMQDNQL, from the coding sequence ATGCGGAAGGCTTTAATCGTTTGGGGTGGATGGGATGGTCATCAACCAGAGCAAGTAGCAGCACTATTCCAACAACAATTAGAAGAAGAAGGATTTCAGGTTGATGTTCAATCCTCATTAGAAGCATTTGCGGATGCTGAATATTTGAAAAGTTTGGATCTGATTGTACCGGTATGGACAATGGGTGAAATTGATCAGAAGCTAGTTGATAATGTTTCGCTAGCTGTGCAAAGTGGTGTTGGACTTGCAGGCTGTCATGGTGGTATGTGTGATTCTTTCCGCAAAAATGTTGATTGGCAGTTCATGACAGGTGGACAATGGGTTGCGCATCCTGGTAATGATGGTGTTCAATACACAGTGGAAATTAATAATAGCTCAAGCTCATTAGTCGATGGAATTAGAAATTTTGAAGTTTCTACTGAGCAATATTATATGCATGTTGATCCGGCAGTTGAGGTACTAGCAACGACTAGATTCCCAATTGTAGACGGTCCACATTCACTGAATAAAGCAGTAGATATGCCGGTTGCTTGGACAAAGCGTTGGGGTGTTGGTCGCGTATACTACAATTCTTTAGGTCATCAAGCGAACATTATGAAAATTGATGAAGTGAAAGAAATGATGCGCCGTGGATTCTTATGGTGTGCGGATGGGAAAACTTTAGCGCAATCTGTAGGGGCAGTGTCAGGTGCCTATACAGGGATGCAAGATAACCAACTTTAA